A single genomic interval of Paracoccus contaminans harbors:
- the typA gene encoding translational GTPase TypA, which translates to MDIRNIAIIAHVDHGKTTLVDQLLKQSGSFRENQAVAERAMDSNDIERERGITILAKATSVEWKGTRINIVDTPGHADFGGEVERILSMVDGVCLLVDAAEGPMPQTKFVTSKALALGLRPIVVLNKVDKPAAEPEQTLNEVFDLFANLGASDEQLDFPHVYASGVNGWADDSMEGPKQDMSALFDLIVRHVQPPQQIAHQDEPFQMLAVTLGADPFLGRLLTGRVEAGRAKAGDTVKALSRDGERVEQFRISKVLAFRGLNQTPIDEAVAGDIVTLAGMAKATVADTICALEVDSALPAQPIDPPTISVTFGINDSPLAGRDGNKVQSRVIRERLMREAETNVAIKVEDTPGGDAFVVSGRGELQMGVLIENMRREGFELSISRPRVIFREENGERLEPIEEVIIDVDDEYTGAVIDKLTGARKGDLVEMRPAGHGKTRIVAHVPSRGLIGYQGEFMTDTRGNGVLNRIFHTWAPYKGPIQGRRQGVLISMEDGVSVAYALWNLEERGKLFIGAQEQVYQGMIIGEHSRDNDLEVNPLKGKKLTNVRASGTDEAVRLTPPVRMSLEEAIAYIDDDELVEVTPKIVRLRKRHLDPHERKRQARSEG; encoded by the coding sequence ATGGATATCCGCAACATCGCCATCATCGCCCACGTGGACCACGGCAAGACGACGCTGGTGGACCAGCTGCTGAAACAGTCCGGCAGCTTCCGCGAGAACCAGGCCGTGGCCGAACGGGCGATGGACAGCAACGACATCGAACGCGAACGCGGCATCACCATTCTGGCCAAGGCCACCTCGGTCGAATGGAAGGGGACGCGCATCAACATCGTCGACACCCCCGGCCATGCCGATTTCGGCGGCGAGGTCGAGCGCATCCTGTCGATGGTCGATGGCGTCTGCCTGCTGGTCGATGCCGCCGAAGGGCCGATGCCCCAGACCAAGTTCGTCACCTCGAAGGCGCTGGCGCTGGGTCTGCGGCCCATCGTCGTGCTGAACAAGGTGGACAAGCCCGCGGCCGAACCGGAGCAGACCCTGAACGAGGTGTTCGACCTTTTCGCCAACCTCGGCGCCAGCGATGAACAGCTTGATTTCCCCCATGTCTATGCCTCGGGCGTGAACGGCTGGGCCGATGACAGCATGGAAGGGCCCAAGCAGGACATGAGCGCGCTGTTCGATCTGATCGTGCGCCATGTCCAGCCGCCCCAGCAGATCGCCCATCAGGACGAACCCTTCCAGATGCTGGCCGTGACACTGGGCGCCGATCCCTTCCTGGGGCGCCTGCTGACCGGCCGGGTCGAGGCGGGCCGCGCCAAGGCGGGCGACACCGTCAAGGCCCTGTCGCGCGATGGCGAACGGGTGGAACAGTTCCGCATCTCCAAGGTGCTGGCCTTCCGCGGCCTCAACCAGACTCCGATCGACGAGGCGGTGGCGGGCGACATCGTGACGCTGGCCGGCATGGCCAAGGCGACCGTCGCCGACACCATCTGCGCCCTCGAGGTGGACAGCGCCCTGCCCGCCCAGCCGATCGACCCGCCCACCATCAGCGTGACCTTCGGCATCAATGACAGCCCGCTGGCCGGGCGCGACGGCAACAAGGTCCAGTCCCGCGTCATCCGCGAGCGGCTGATGCGCGAGGCGGAGACAAACGTCGCCATCAAGGTCGAGGACACGCCCGGCGGCGACGCCTTCGTCGTGTCGGGCCGGGGCGAATTGCAGATGGGCGTGCTGATCGAGAACATGCGCCGTGAAGGCTTCGAGCTGTCGATCAGCCGCCCGCGCGTCATCTTCCGCGAAGAGAACGGCGAGCGGCTGGAGCCGATCGAGGAAGTCATCATCGACGTGGATGACGAATACACCGGCGCGGTGATCGACAAGCTGACCGGCGCGCGCAAGGGCGATCTGGTGGAAATGCGCCCTGCCGGCCACGGCAAGACGCGCATCGTCGCCCATGTCCCCAGCCGCGGCCTGATCGGCTATCAGGGCGAATTCATGACCGACACGCGCGGCAACGGCGTGCTGAACCGCATCTTCCATACCTGGGCACCCTACAAGGGCCCGATCCAGGGCCGCCGTCAGGGCGTGCTGATTTCCATGGAGGACGGAGTTTCGGTGGCCTATGCGCTGTGGAACCTGGAAGAGCGCGGCAAACTGTTCATCGGCGCGCAGGAACAGGTCTATCAGGGCATGATCATCGGCGAACACAGCCGCGACAACGACCTGGAAGTGAACCCGCTCAAGGGGAAAAAGCTGACCAACGTGCGCGCCTCGGGCACGGACGAGGCGGTGCGCCTGACCCCGCCCGTTCGGATGAGCCTTGAGGAAGCGATCGCCTATATCGACGATGACGAGCTGGTCGAGGTCACACCCAAGATCGTGCGGCTGCGCAAGCGCCACCTGGACCCCCACGAACGCAAGCGGCAGGCCCGCAGCGAAGGGTGA
- a CDS encoding hydroxypyruvate isomerase family protein yields MARFAANLTFLFTELPMLERFAAARRAGFAGVEVLFPYDLAAAELAAATQAAGLEFVLMNTPPPNWAGGPRGFAAVPGGEERFRHDFERALRLAGALRPRHIHVMAGKAEGAAAHRTLVANLRWAAARAPQASLLIEPINQGDMPGYFLSSFDLAAAVIDEVGATNVGLQFDAYHAQIITGDAAAAWEACSPRVRHIQIAGVPGRHEPRGGDIDYADFFRRVDASGYGGWVSAEYIPRTTTQAGLRWLSGSGPG; encoded by the coding sequence ATGGCGCGCTTTGCCGCGAACCTGACGTTCCTGTTCACGGAACTGCCGATGCTGGAGCGGTTTGCCGCGGCCCGGCGGGCGGGCTTTGCCGGGGTCGAGGTGCTGTTTCCCTATGACCTGGCCGCGGCCGAGCTTGCCGCCGCGACCCAGGCGGCGGGGCTGGAATTCGTGCTGATGAACACCCCGCCCCCGAACTGGGCGGGGGGGCCGCGCGGCTTTGCCGCCGTGCCAGGGGGCGAGGAACGCTTCCGCCATGATTTCGAGCGGGCCTTGCGCCTTGCCGGGGCGCTGCGCCCGCGCCACATCCACGTCATGGCCGGCAAGGCCGAGGGCGCGGCCGCACACCGGACCCTGGTCGCGAACCTGCGCTGGGCCGCCGCCCGCGCCCCCCAGGCCAGCCTGCTGATCGAGCCGATCAACCAGGGCGACATGCCGGGCTATTTCCTGTCATCCTTCGACCTTGCCGCCGCCGTGATCGACGAGGTCGGCGCGACCAATGTGGGGCTGCAGTTCGACGCCTATCACGCGCAGATCATCACCGGCGACGCGGCGGCCGCGTGGGAGGCCTGCAGCCCGCGCGTGCGCCATATCCAGATCGCCGGCGTGCCCGGCCGGCACGAGCCGCGCGGCGGCGACATCGATTACGCCGATTTCTTCCGCCGGGTCGACGCCTCGGGCTATGGCGGCTGGGTCAGCGCGGAATACATCCCCCGCACCACCACCCAGGCCGGCCTGCGCTGGCTGTCTGGCAGCGGGCCAGGCTGA
- a CDS encoding DUF1285 domain-containing protein: MSDSGGNSKPAGGSIAAAARAAGTRGPAPVHLWNPPYCGEMDLEIRPDGRWIHEGSPITRPEMVRLFASVLKREGDRYFLVTPVEKLGIRVVDAPFLATDADIAGDAITFTTNLGERVTAGPDHPIRIERRGDEPRPYVHVRAGLDALIDRKTFYRLVEAAAEGPGGDLMLHSQGAAFSLGR, from the coding sequence ATGAGCGACAGCGGCGGAAATTCGAAACCCGCAGGGGGCAGCATCGCTGCCGCGGCGCGTGCTGCAGGCACGCGCGGCCCTGCGCCGGTGCATCTGTGGAACCCGCCCTATTGCGGCGAGATGGATCTTGAAATCCGCCCAGACGGGCGCTGGATCCACGAAGGCTCGCCCATCACGCGGCCCGAAATGGTCCGCCTGTTCGCATCCGTCCTCAAGCGCGAGGGCGATCGCTATTTCCTGGTCACGCCGGTCGAAAAGCTGGGCATCCGGGTCGTGGATGCGCCCTTCCTGGCGACGGATGCGGATATTGCGGGCGATGCGATCACCTTCACCACCAATCTCGGCGAGCGGGTGACGGCAGGCCCCGACCACCCGATCCGCATCGAACGGCGCGGGGACGAGCCGCGCCCCTATGTGCATGTCCGTGCCGGGCTGGACGCGCTGATCGACCGCAAGACATTCTACCGCCTGGTCGAGGCCGCCGCCGAGGGGCCGGGCGGCGATCTGATGCTGCACTCGCAGGGCGCGGCCTTTTCGCTGGGGCGGTGA
- a CDS encoding DUF58 domain-containing protein, with amino-acid sequence MTAIPSPPSDAAHLRAAAEAAAAAVPPLLLAAERLAAGLDAGAHGQRRAGQGEAFWQYRPAVAGDPAAAIDWRRSARSDAAYVRERERQSPQAAAIWAAGGPGMDWTGDPARPPKRERARLVALALGLVLLRGGERVAIGAASARPGRAQAEALARDLAATAEDEPPAAMVRPGRRLVLIGDFLGDLEGVRHLLAHALRLGCGGALLQVLDPAEEGFPFDGAIRFCSPAGGAYETRDAAALRPAYLRRLAERRAALAALAAGAGWHFAAHDTARPAADSLLWLSRVLAA; translated from the coding sequence ATGACGGCCATTCCCTCCCCGCCATCCGATGCCGCCCACTTGCGCGCCGCGGCCGAGGCTGCCGCCGCGGCGGTGCCCCCGCTGCTGCTGGCGGCCGAGCGGCTGGCGGCGGGGCTGGATGCCGGCGCGCATGGGCAGCGCCGCGCCGGGCAGGGCGAGGCGTTCTGGCAGTATCGCCCCGCCGTGGCCGGCGATCCCGCCGCCGCCATCGACTGGCGCCGTTCGGCGCGCTCGGATGCGGCCTATGTGCGCGAACGCGAACGGCAAAGCCCGCAGGCCGCCGCGATCTGGGCCGCGGGCGGGCCGGGCATGGACTGGACCGGCGATCCGGCCCGCCCGCCAAAGCGCGAGCGGGCAAGGCTTGTCGCCCTTGCCCTTGGCCTTGTGCTGTTGCGCGGGGGCGAGCGGGTGGCGATCGGCGCGGCCTCGGCCCGGCCCGGCCGGGCGCAGGCCGAGGCGCTTGCCCGCGATCTGGCAGCCACGGCAGAGGATGAGCCCCCCGCCGCGATGGTGCGGCCAGGCCGCCGGCTGGTGCTGATCGGCGATTTTCTGGGCGATCTTGAGGGCGTCAGGCATCTGCTGGCGCATGCCCTGCGCCTTGGCTGCGGCGGGGCGTTGTTGCAGGTGCTCGACCCTGCCGAGGAAGGCTTTCCCTTCGATGGCGCTATCCGTTTCTGCAGCCCCGCAGGCGGCGCCTATGAGACGCGCGACGCCGCCGCCCTGCGCCCTGCCTATCTGCGCCGCCTGGCCGAACGGCGCGCCGCACTGGCCGCCCTCGCTGCGGGGGCGGGCTGGCATTTTGCCGCCCATGACACGGCGCGGCCTGCGGCGGATTCGTTGTTGTGGCTGTCGCGGGTGCTGGCGGCATGA
- a CDS encoding AAA family ATPase, giving the protein MAAQDELVEDVARLALRLDQARASVEQRFVGQHAVVEQVLAAILSGGHALLVGQPGLGKTILVDTLSTVLGLDTARIQFTPDLMPADILGSEVLDSNPDGTRSFRFVEGPVFTQLLMADEVNRASPRTQSALLQAMQEGEVTIAGQHRPLGRPFHVLATQNPIEQEGTYPLPEAQLDRFLVQVDIGYPDRDTEQAILLATTGTGQGSPRAVLDAAALIRAQQLVRAMPVGEGVTAAILDLVRAARPGTPEAPRWLAEALVWGPGTRAAQALMLLTRARAVLQGRFAPTLDDVAAMAAPALRHRMALSFAARARSEDADAVIARLMEPRFGAAA; this is encoded by the coding sequence ATGGCTGCACAAGATGAACTCGTCGAGGATGTCGCGCGCCTCGCCCTGCGCCTCGATCAGGCGCGCGCCAGTGTCGAGCAGCGTTTCGTCGGCCAGCATGCGGTGGTCGAGCAGGTGCTGGCCGCCATCCTGTCGGGCGGGCATGCGCTGCTGGTGGGCCAGCCGGGCCTGGGCAAGACGATCCTGGTGGATACGCTTTCGACCGTGCTGGGGCTGGATACGGCGCGCATCCAGTTCACCCCCGACCTGATGCCGGCCGATATCCTGGGGTCCGAGGTGCTGGACAGCAATCCTGACGGCACGCGCAGCTTCCGCTTTGTCGAGGGGCCGGTGTTCACCCAGCTGCTGATGGCCGACGAGGTGAACCGCGCCAGCCCCCGGACCCAGTCGGCGCTGCTGCAGGCCATGCAGGAAGGCGAGGTCACGATAGCCGGGCAGCACCGCCCGCTGGGCCGCCCTTTCCACGTCCTGGCCACCCAGAACCCCATCGAGCAGGAAGGCACCTATCCGCTGCCCGAAGCGCAGCTCGACCGCTTTCTGGTGCAGGTGGATATCGGCTATCCCGACCGCGACACCGAACAGGCGATCCTGCTGGCCACTACCGGAACGGGCCAGGGCAGCCCCCGCGCCGTGCTGGACGCCGCCGCCCTGATCCGCGCCCAGCAGCTCGTCCGCGCGATGCCGGTGGGCGAAGGGGTGACGGCGGCGATTCTCGATCTGGTGCGGGCGGCCCGTCCCGGCACGCCCGAGGCGCCGCGCTGGCTGGCCGAGGCGCTGGTCTGGGGGCCGGGCACGCGGGCGGCGCAGGCCTTGATGCTGCTGACGCGGGCGCGGGCGGTGCTGCAGGGGCGCTTTGCCCCGACGCTTGACGATGTGGCCGCCATGGCCGCGCCTGCGCTGCGTCACCGCATGGCGCTGTCCTTTGCCGCCCGCGCCCGGAGCGAGGATGCCGACGCGGTGATCGCGCGCCTTATGGAACCGCGCTTCGGCGCTGCCGCCTGA